The proteins below are encoded in one region of Campylobacter rectus:
- a CDS encoding methionine ABC transporter permease, producing the protein MLGIDFSKFPDVFERILLPAIGETLYMSVVSTILAFLIGLVPAILLVLSAQDGLKPNKPLFITLDITVNTLRSFPFIILIIVLFPLTRLIVGTSIGTSAAIVPLTIGAAPFIARLIESALKEVDKGIIEAARSFGSSNFQIIFKVMFVEALPGIVASITLTLIVIIGFSAMAGAVGGGGLGSVAINYGYQRFRPDIMLYTVVILIIMVQIFQSLGNFIYKITKK; encoded by the coding sequence ATGCTTGGTATCGATTTTTCTAAATTTCCCGACGTTTTCGAGCGCATTTTGCTCCCGGCTATCGGCGAGACGCTCTATATGAGCGTGGTTTCTACGATTTTAGCGTTTTTGATCGGTCTAGTGCCCGCTATCTTGCTCGTTCTTTCGGCGCAGGACGGCCTAAAACCGAACAAACCGCTATTTATCACGCTTGATATCACGGTAAATACGCTAAGAAGCTTTCCATTTATCATCCTCATCATCGTTCTTTTCCCGCTCACGCGCCTGATCGTAGGTACTAGTATCGGCACTAGCGCGGCTATCGTTCCGCTTACTATCGGCGCGGCGCCGTTTATCGCTAGGCTCATAGAAAGCGCGCTAAAAGAGGTCGATAAAGGCATCATCGAGGCCGCTAGGAGCTTTGGTAGCTCAAATTTTCAGATCATATTTAAGGTGATGTTCGTAGAGGCACTGCCCGGCATCGTAGCCTCCATCACGCTCACGCTTATCGTTATCATCGGCTTTTCGGCGATGGCGGGCGCGGTCGGCGGCGGCGGACTGGGCTCAGTGGCGATAAACTACGGCTATCAGAGGTTTCGCCCCGATATCATGCTCTATACCGTCGTGATTTTAATCATAATGGTTCAAATTTTCCAATCATTAGGAAATTTTATTTATAAGATCACAAAGAAATGA
- a CDS encoding MetQ/NlpA family ABC transporter substrate-binding protein, with translation MKNLLKYSLVALSLTVAANAAEKIVVGATPVPHAEILEVAKPILAKDGFTLEIKEFNDYSTPNLATEDGDLDANYFQHLPYLEEFNKNKGTHLVKTAGIHLEPMGVYSKKIKDIKELKDGSTVAIPNDPTNESRALDVLATAGLIKLNDNPLKTPLDITENPKKLKFEEIESAQVPRTLDDVTIAVINTNYALNANLNPTKDALVLESKDSPYTNYIVVKAGNENSPKIKALDKAVTSPEVKKFIEEKYKGAIIPSF, from the coding sequence ATGAAAAATCTACTCAAATACTCTCTAGTCGCTCTAAGCCTAACGGTCGCCGCAAATGCCGCCGAAAAAATCGTCGTAGGCGCTACGCCCGTTCCGCACGCTGAAATTTTAGAAGTCGCAAAACCGATCCTGGCAAAAGACGGCTTTACTCTTGAGATCAAAGAATTTAACGACTACTCTACTCCGAATTTAGCCACCGAAGACGGCGATCTGGACGCCAACTACTTCCAGCACCTGCCGTATCTTGAAGAATTTAACAAAAACAAAGGCACTCATCTAGTTAAAACCGCGGGCATTCACCTCGAGCCTATGGGGGTTTATTCTAAAAAGATAAAAGATATCAAAGAGCTAAAAGACGGCAGCACCGTAGCGATACCAAACGACCCGACAAACGAGAGCCGCGCGCTTGACGTGCTAGCTACCGCAGGTCTGATTAAGCTAAACGACAACCCTCTAAAAACTCCGCTTGATATCACGGAAAACCCGAAAAAGCTAAAATTCGAAGAGATCGAGAGCGCTCAAGTGCCTCGCACGCTTGATGACGTTACGATCGCCGTTATCAACACGAACTACGCTCTAAACGCCAACCTAAACCCGACCAAAGACGCGCTCGTGCTTGAGAGCAAAGACAGCCCGTATACCAACTACATAGTGGTCAAAGCGGGCAACGAAAATAGCCCGAAAATCAAGGCTCTGGATAAAGCCGTCACGAGCCCCGAAGTAAAGAAATTTATCGAGGAAAAATACAAAGGCGCGATAATCCCGTCGTTTTAA